In Anseongella ginsenosidimutans, one genomic interval encodes:
- the gdhA gene encoding NADP-specific glutamate dehydrogenase — translation MNSVIEKKVTGVFDEIVQRNPGESEFHQAVKETLDSLVPVLEKYPEFAHQKMIERICEPERQIIFRVPWTDDKNQVHINRGFRVEFNSALGPYKGGLRFHPSVYLGIIKFLGFEQIFKNALTGLPIGGGKGGADFNPKGKSDAEIMRFCQSFMTELYRHIGEHTDVPAGDIGVGGREIGYLFGQYKRITNRYEAGTITGKGLDWGGSLVRREATGYGSAFFAREMLRTRKDTIEGKRCVVSGSGNVSIYTIEKIHELGGKVVACSDSNGYIFHEKGIDLAVLKQLKEVERKRIKDYLLFHKDARYVEKGSIWDVPCQLALPSATQNEISGKSAALLVKNGCIAVCEGANMPTTPAGIRVFQEANILFAPGKAANAGGVATSTLEMMQNASRDSWTFEYTEDKLAKIMTGIHNLCYEKAEEFGSPGNYMKGANIAGFIRVANAMLAMGVI, via the coding sequence TTGAATAGTGTAATTGAAAAAAAAGTAACCGGGGTGTTTGACGAAATTGTCCAGCGGAATCCCGGAGAGTCGGAATTTCACCAGGCCGTAAAGGAAACGCTGGACAGCCTGGTGCCGGTGCTTGAAAAGTACCCGGAGTTTGCCCATCAGAAAATGATCGAACGCATCTGCGAACCCGAGCGGCAGATCATTTTCCGCGTACCATGGACCGATGATAAAAACCAGGTGCATATCAACCGGGGATTTCGCGTGGAATTCAACAGCGCTCTTGGCCCATATAAAGGCGGATTACGCTTTCACCCCTCGGTTTACCTGGGTATCATTAAATTCCTGGGCTTTGAGCAAATCTTTAAAAACGCGCTCACCGGATTACCAATCGGCGGCGGCAAAGGAGGCGCTGATTTTAATCCCAAAGGGAAATCCGATGCAGAGATCATGCGGTTTTGCCAGAGCTTCATGACCGAACTTTACCGGCATATTGGCGAACACACGGACGTTCCGGCCGGGGATATCGGGGTGGGCGGCCGCGAGATCGGGTATTTATTCGGGCAATACAAGCGGATAACCAACCGGTATGAAGCCGGAACGATCACGGGAAAAGGCCTTGACTGGGGCGGCTCCCTGGTCCGGAGGGAAGCAACGGGGTACGGGTCGGCATTCTTTGCCCGGGAAATGCTCCGGACCAGGAAAGATACTATCGAAGGAAAGCGCTGTGTCGTTTCCGGTTCGGGAAACGTTTCGATTTACACCATTGAAAAGATCCATGAACTTGGCGGCAAAGTGGTCGCCTGTTCGGATTCAAACGGCTATATTTTCCATGAAAAGGGCATCGACCTGGCGGTACTCAAACAACTGAAGGAAGTAGAACGAAAGCGCATCAAAGACTACCTGCTTTTCCATAAAGACGCCAGATATGTGGAAAAAGGCTCCATTTGGGACGTTCCATGCCAGCTGGCGCTTCCCTCGGCGACGCAAAATGAGATCAGCGGCAAAAGCGCAGCACTTTTAGTTAAAAACGGCTGTATAGCGGTATGCGAAGGTGCGAATATGCCTACCACGCCGGCCGGTATCCGCGTGTTCCAGGAAGCAAATATATTGTTCGCACCTGGAAAAGCGGCCAATGCAGGCGGTGTGGCAACGTCTACCCTGGAAATGATGCAAAATGCTTCCAGAGATTCCTGGACTTTTGAATACACCGAAGATAAACTAGCGAAGATCATGACAGGCATTCACAATCTCTGTTATGAAAAGGCCGAAGAATTCGGCTCCCCCGGAAATTATATGAAAGGGGCCAATATTGCCGGCTTCATCAGGGTAGCCAACGCTATGCTGGCTATGGGAGTCATATGA
- a CDS encoding MFS transporter has product MGFGNGCTEAACNPMIADMYSGVKMDKMLNRFHMWFPGGIVVGSLISKFMTDFDMSWQAQMWVTMIPTIIYAILFYGKAFPKPHVEGVTSLSKNLRAMLTPTFIFLFVCMSLTAISEFGPQQWVGLIMANSGASPMLILALVTGLMAVGRFFAGPVVKALGQTGVLLGGAIFATIGIYLFSTVTGPMAYVAAVIFAIGVCYFWPTMVGAAAQRVPLSGALGMSIIGGVGMFSTAIWQPVIGGWIDSATAEKAAAGLSGSTLELAAGQDTLAKMVTFPAILIVLFIIFFFWQKNVKPAETPEVAPVH; this is encoded by the coding sequence ATTGGCTTTGGGAACGGGTGTACGGAAGCTGCCTGTAATCCCATGATCGCGGACATGTATTCCGGCGTAAAAATGGATAAAATGCTGAACCGCTTCCATATGTGGTTCCCGGGGGGTATCGTTGTTGGTTCGCTTATTTCAAAATTCATGACTGATTTTGACATGAGCTGGCAGGCTCAAATGTGGGTAACCATGATCCCAACCATCATTTATGCAATCCTTTTCTACGGAAAGGCTTTCCCGAAACCACACGTAGAAGGAGTAACTTCTCTTTCTAAAAACCTCAGGGCGATGCTAACGCCCACTTTTATATTTCTGTTTGTTTGCATGTCCCTCACAGCAATTTCGGAATTCGGCCCTCAGCAATGGGTAGGCCTTATTATGGCGAACAGCGGAGCCAGCCCCATGCTCATCCTGGCACTGGTAACAGGGTTGATGGCCGTAGGGCGTTTCTTTGCCGGGCCGGTTGTCAAAGCCCTGGGACAAACGGGCGTACTTTTAGGAGGCGCAATTTTCGCAACTATCGGTATTTACCTGTTTAGCACCGTTACGGGCCCAATGGCTTATGTCGCGGCGGTGATTTTCGCCATCGGCGTTTGTTATTTCTGGCCAACCATGGTAGGTGCCGCAGCGCAGCGGGTTCCTTTGAGCGGCGCATTGGGAATGTCTATTATTGGCGGCGTGGGCATGTTTTCAACTGCCATCTGGCAACCCGTTATCGGCGGATGGATTGATAGCGCCACCGCAGAAAAAGCCGCCGCGGGACTTTCAGGCAGCACGTTGGAACTGGCAGCAGGCCAGGACACACTTGCTAAAATGGTTACCTTCCCGGCAATTCTGATTGTGCTATTTATCATTTTCTTCTTCTGGCAGAAAAATGTTAAGCCAGCTGAAACGCCCGAAGTAGCGCCAGTGCATTAA
- a CDS encoding murein L,D-transpeptidase catalytic domain family protein, whose translation MRDNDEEEFLYSLGASVLLAGAVSAWKTTPAAQPETAKSEAAKSGVSKITEVNSKISPSGPAVPAGASGKPNIPAVGEALETALPATALSYEAAYTDYVGDLYNELDLAGKGLQPEIFKKALTGFYNLKAAGKLAPGKEVLSIVDFTKSSREKRLWIIDLDNKELLFRSLVAHGKKSGGNMASSFSNTESSHQSSLGFYLTGEVYYGKHGRSLRLDGMDPGFNSNARKRAIVLHGADYVSQAFINRVGRLGRSFGCPAVPEPLCDEIIDHIKEKTVLFINGPGEKYKSDYLNVKAAARYLLPANG comes from the coding sequence GTGAGGGATAATGATGAAGAGGAATTTTTATATAGCCTGGGTGCGTCCGTACTCCTGGCAGGGGCGGTTAGCGCCTGGAAAACGACACCGGCGGCTCAGCCTGAAACGGCTAAATCAGAAGCGGCTAAGTCTGGCGTTTCAAAAATAACTGAAGTAAATTCTAAGATCAGCCCCTCCGGGCCGGCAGTTCCGGCGGGTGCATCAGGGAAACCTAATATCCCAGCCGTGGGCGAAGCGTTGGAAACTGCGCTGCCTGCAACCGCACTTTCCTATGAAGCGGCTTATACGGATTACGTCGGAGACCTTTACAATGAGCTTGATCTTGCCGGCAAAGGCCTTCAGCCGGAGATATTCAAGAAAGCCCTTACTGGTTTTTATAACCTGAAAGCCGCCGGGAAATTAGCGCCCGGGAAGGAAGTGCTGAGCATTGTTGACTTTACCAAATCCAGCCGGGAAAAACGATTGTGGATCATAGACCTTGATAACAAAGAATTGTTATTCCGCAGCCTGGTAGCGCATGGAAAGAAAAGCGGGGGCAATATGGCGTCCAGTTTCTCTAACACCGAATCATCCCATCAGAGCAGTCTCGGATTCTACTTAACCGGCGAAGTCTATTACGGAAAGCATGGACGTTCTCTTCGCCTGGACGGGATGGATCCCGGTTTTAATTCCAATGCCCGCAAACGGGCTATTGTGCTGCACGGCGCCGATTATGTGAGCCAGGCATTTATTAACCGGGTAGGCCGGCTGGGACGGAGTTTCGGATGCCCTGCGGTACCAGAGCCCTTGTGCGACGAAATCATCGATCATATCAAGGAAAAAACGGTGTTGTTTATCAATGGCCCCGGGGAGAAATACAAATCCGATTACCTTAACGTGAAGGCGGCGGCCCGTTATCTTCTGCCTGCAAATGGCTGA
- a CDS encoding DUF4202 domain-containing protein has product MNKLETAVGAIDRYNRQDPVLFQWNGESWPQEYFFSLRVCEWIERLSPDAGEELLLAARAHHIGRWEIPRDQYPDGKAGYLNWRKRLAELHAEKAGAILEEAGYLPAQRERVKELILKKQLKSDPEVQLLENALCLVFLQYQYEDFRQKHPKEKVVHILRKSLRKMDGQGREEALKLDYSEQGLVCIREAI; this is encoded by the coding sequence ATGAATAAGCTCGAAACAGCGGTCGGCGCCATTGACCGGTATAACCGGCAGGATCCCGTTCTTTTTCAATGGAACGGCGAATCCTGGCCGCAGGAATATTTCTTTTCGCTCAGGGTTTGTGAGTGGATAGAGCGACTGTCGCCGGATGCGGGAGAGGAGCTGCTGCTTGCAGCCAGGGCACATCATATCGGTAGGTGGGAAATCCCACGTGATCAATACCCTGATGGAAAAGCCGGGTACCTGAACTGGCGAAAGCGTCTTGCGGAGTTACATGCCGAAAAAGCCGGCGCCATCCTGGAAGAGGCGGGTTACCTGCCGGCTCAACGGGAGCGCGTAAAAGAACTGATCCTGAAAAAGCAACTTAAAAGTGACCCGGAAGTTCAGTTGCTTGAAAATGCGCTGTGCCTGGTATTTCTACAGTATCAGTACGAAGATTTCAGGCAGAAGCATCCAAAGGAAAAAGTCGTGCATATCCTGAGGAAATCGCTGCGGAAAATGGACGGACAGGGCAGGGAAGAGGCGCTGAAACTGGATTATTCAGAACAAGGTCTCGTCTGCATCAGGGAAGCTATCTGA
- a CDS encoding SAM-dependent methyltransferase, with translation MKTVKSSWKTFLLLLGVTGACYAQDSPQLDVPYVPTSQEVVDAMLELAGVTENDVVYDLGCGDGRIVITAAKQYGATGKGIDIDPERISEAKANAREADVEDKVEFIQADLFESDFSEASVVTLYLLSTINMKLRPILLKQLKPGTRIVSHAFDMGDWEPDETRTVNGTRIYLWTVPEQ, from the coding sequence ATGAAAACAGTAAAAAGTTCCTGGAAGACCTTCCTGCTTCTTTTAGGTGTAACCGGCGCTTGCTATGCACAGGACTCCCCGCAGCTGGACGTTCCTTATGTGCCTACCAGCCAGGAAGTGGTAGATGCCATGCTGGAGCTGGCCGGAGTAACTGAAAACGATGTGGTTTACGACCTTGGTTGCGGTGACGGCCGCATCGTGATTACTGCCGCCAAACAATACGGTGCAACCGGGAAAGGAATAGACATTGACCCGGAAAGGATCAGCGAAGCCAAGGCAAATGCCCGGGAGGCTGATGTGGAAGATAAGGTGGAATTTATCCAGGCCGATCTCTTTGAATCAGACTTCAGCGAAGCATCTGTGGTTACCTTGTATTTACTGTCAACCATTAATATGAAGCTGCGGCCTATTCTGCTCAAGCAGCTGAAGCCCGGAACCCGCATCGTTTCCCATGCATTTGATATGGGCGACTGGGAGCCCGACGAAACCCGCACGGTAAACGGTACCAGGATTTATTTATGGACTGTTCCGGAACAATGA
- a CDS encoding L,D-transpeptidase family protein, with the protein MKNTHSYFTIFLLLAVSFTSCRKSEQDIGTVLFREFRNPVLKETGPAEIAPYLERMLREKKLKHGKLIAAFYQGRGYSPVLLKKYLPGEGLGTLIGYLEKAGEHGLNPALFQPGQIRRLQDSLSNEESVSTPEAAAPLVAELELQVAASLAAYGNALQFGFTNPADIFPRYYIETTRPDSTSLTKMFAASDLEALLDSIQPTGNAYKALQDALAGSGTGKTHLAGAGDNKETENTDTPGTAASDHSAPADKDSSGAGEVRRRALLANLERLRWKNKPEKEKYVLVNIADFRLHVVENGVPGLNMKVCVGEPAKRWQTPQLNSLIERVQVNPIWHIPESIASNEIIEKAAADPYYLENSNIDVYKNGEIVADSREIDWESVSQEDLPYSFKQRPGSQNALGKIKFLFDNQSSVYLHDTPAKAAFDQDMRAVSHGCVRVEKPLELAHALFGNGNKFEMIKTEMGRDNPEARNIELSQQVPVYLVYATCWLDNEGNIQYRPDVYGLDKIVVSHLQAEDNGPPPSR; encoded by the coding sequence ATGAAAAATACGCATAGTTATTTCACGATATTTCTTCTGCTGGCCGTATCCTTTACCTCGTGCCGGAAAAGCGAACAGGATATCGGTACCGTCCTTTTTCGTGAGTTCCGTAATCCTGTTTTGAAGGAAACGGGCCCCGCCGAAATAGCTCCCTACCTGGAACGGATGCTCCGGGAGAAAAAATTAAAGCATGGGAAATTAATTGCCGCTTTTTACCAGGGGCGTGGCTATTCTCCCGTGCTTTTAAAAAAATATTTACCCGGTGAGGGGCTCGGGACACTCATCGGATACCTGGAAAAGGCAGGGGAACACGGCCTTAACCCTGCGCTCTTTCAACCCGGACAGATTCGCCGGCTGCAGGACAGCCTTAGCAACGAAGAAAGCGTTTCCACCCCGGAAGCGGCCGCCCCGCTGGTGGCGGAACTGGAACTCCAGGTAGCCGCTTCCCTGGCAGCCTATGGAAACGCCCTGCAATTCGGTTTTACTAACCCTGCGGATATCTTCCCCCGCTACTATATTGAAACAACACGCCCGGACAGTACTTCCCTTACAAAGATGTTCGCGGCCAGCGACCTGGAAGCCCTTCTCGACAGCATTCAGCCTACCGGAAACGCATACAAGGCCCTGCAGGATGCCCTCGCTGGAAGCGGTACGGGTAAAACGCACCTTGCGGGCGCTGGCGACAATAAAGAAACGGAGAACACCGACACTCCCGGGACAGCGGCCAGCGATCATTCTGCACCGGCGGATAAGGATAGTTCGGGAGCCGGAGAAGTGAGGCGGCGCGCGCTCCTGGCCAACCTCGAGCGCCTTCGCTGGAAAAACAAGCCGGAGAAAGAGAAATATGTGCTGGTGAATATCGCCGATTTCCGCCTTCACGTCGTGGAAAACGGCGTACCCGGGCTAAATATGAAGGTTTGCGTCGGGGAGCCTGCGAAGCGCTGGCAAACGCCCCAGTTAAACAGCCTGATTGAAAGGGTGCAGGTAAATCCAATATGGCATATTCCTGAAAGTATTGCCTCGAATGAGATCATTGAAAAAGCGGCAGCGGACCCTTATTACCTGGAGAACAGCAATATTGATGTTTATAAAAACGGGGAAATAGTAGCGGACTCCCGCGAGATCGATTGGGAGTCCGTTTCGCAAGAAGACCTGCCATACAGCTTTAAGCAGCGGCCGGGAAGTCAGAACGCGCTGGGAAAGATCAAATTCCTGTTTGATAACCAAAGCAGCGTGTACCTGCACGATACTCCTGCAAAAGCGGCTTTTGACCAGGACATGCGCGCGGTAAGTCATGGCTGCGTACGGGTAGAAAAACCGCTCGAACTTGCCCATGCCTTATTCGGGAACGGCAATAAGTTCGAAATGATTAAAACCGAAATGGGTAGGGATAATCCGGAAGCCAGGAATATTGAATTATCGCAGCAGGTGCCCGTTTACCTGGTCTATGCCACCTGCTGGCTGGACAACGAAGGAAACATTCAATACCGCCCGGACGTTTACGGACTGGACAAAATTGTCGTCAGCCATTTGCAGGCAGAAGATAACGGGCCGCCGCCTTCACGTTAA
- the rseP gene encoding RIP metalloprotease RseP, with amino-acid sequence MDGLIMAAQMIAALSILIVLHEAGHFVAARAFGIKVEKFYLFFDAWGIKLLKFRKGDCEYGIGWLPLGGYVKISGMIDESMDTEQLSKPPQPWEFRSKPAWQRLIVMLAGVFVNVVLGIAVFWMLTLKYGETYLPASEVKHGIVAYDVAQGIGLQTGDKVLAINGEPLERFDDLLSPDVLLGNTVLTVQRGSEELEITIPPDFLNSLAEGGRDSFIDPRFEFLIRDVVPGSPADKAGLQPDDRILAVDGKQISYFDQLQEALAARKSEEVQLTVLRGADTTQLTAATDTEGTLGFYSKPLGLETKTIQYGFFEALPKSISRSFNTLALQVRSFGKLFKGDLDPQKTLSGPIGIAQQFGGEFDGLNFWTLVGLLSLVLAFMNILPIPALDGGHAMFLLVEMVKGEPLSDKFLEKAQIVGFVILLALMVFVFGNDILNIVKN; translated from the coding sequence ATGGATGGATTAATAATGGCGGCCCAGATGATTGCGGCCCTTTCCATACTGATTGTCCTGCATGAGGCGGGACACTTTGTGGCCGCCCGCGCATTTGGAATTAAAGTAGAAAAATTCTATCTCTTTTTTGACGCCTGGGGCATTAAGCTTTTGAAGTTCCGGAAGGGAGATTGTGAATACGGGATCGGTTGGCTTCCTCTTGGCGGATACGTAAAGATCTCCGGTATGATTGATGAATCAATGGATACCGAGCAATTAAGTAAACCGCCGCAGCCCTGGGAATTCCGGTCTAAGCCGGCCTGGCAACGGCTGATCGTCATGCTTGCCGGCGTTTTTGTGAATGTGGTACTCGGAATAGCCGTATTCTGGATGCTGACATTAAAGTACGGGGAAACTTATCTGCCCGCGAGCGAAGTAAAACACGGGATCGTTGCCTATGACGTAGCGCAGGGAATTGGCCTGCAAACAGGGGACAAGGTACTTGCCATTAACGGAGAACCATTAGAACGCTTCGATGACCTGCTAAGCCCTGATGTACTCCTGGGAAATACCGTACTGACCGTTCAGCGCGGGAGCGAAGAGCTCGAAATTACTATTCCCCCGGATTTCCTGAACAGCCTGGCGGAAGGGGGGCGCGATAGCTTTATTGATCCCCGGTTTGAATTTTTAATAAGGGACGTGGTGCCCGGAAGCCCGGCCGATAAAGCCGGTTTGCAGCCGGATGATCGTATCCTGGCTGTTGACGGTAAGCAGATCAGCTATTTTGACCAGCTGCAGGAGGCGCTCGCCGCCCGGAAAAGCGAGGAGGTACAGCTTACCGTGCTTCGGGGAGCCGATACGACGCAGCTTACTGCCGCCACCGACACGGAAGGAACGCTCGGCTTTTATTCCAAACCCCTGGGCCTGGAAACGAAAACCATCCAATACGGCTTTTTTGAAGCGTTGCCGAAAAGTATCAGCCGTTCGTTCAATACCCTGGCATTGCAGGTACGCAGCTTCGGAAAGCTGTTTAAAGGCGACCTTGATCCTCAAAAGACGCTGTCCGGCCCCATTGGCATTGCGCAGCAATTCGGAGGAGAGTTTGACGGGCTGAATTTCTGGACCCTGGTGGGCCTGCTTTCCCTTGTCCTTGCCTTCATGAACATTTTACCTATCCCGGCGCTGGACGGAGGTCATGCCATGTTCCTGCTCGTTGAAATGGTGAAAGGGGAACCTCTGAGCGATAAGTTCCTTGAAAAAGCCCAGATCGTAGGTTTTGTGATCTTACTGGCCCTGATGGTCTTTGTGTTTGGAAATGATATATTGAATATTGTCAAGAATTAA
- a CDS encoding 1-deoxy-D-xylulose-5-phosphate reductoisomerase — protein MKRIAILGATGSVGRQALEVIEANPGRFRASLLTAGSNVTKLVELARVFRPDAVAIADESCYQALRDGMEGTGITVYAGNAGLCEAVSVPGIDLVLTALVGYCGLQPTLAAIRSGKDIALANKETLVVAGDLITREISRRHVALLPVDSEHSAIFQCLAGEEGNRLEKIYLTASGGPFRGKKSKELAAVTHEQALKHPNWSMGAKITIDSASLMNKGLEVIEAKWLFDLEARQIEVLVHPQSVVHSIAQFEDGSMKAQMGLPDMKLPIQYALAYPERVKNDFPRLDFSRFGELSFEKPDRETFRNLDLAYEALEKGGNMPCILNAANEVVVQAFLEDRIGFLQMPDIIAACMQKVDFLPQPSYEDYVLTDGETRQLALSLLAISKVVY, from the coding sequence ATGAAAAGAATTGCGATATTGGGAGCAACCGGCTCCGTGGGAAGGCAGGCGCTGGAGGTGATTGAAGCGAATCCCGGCCGGTTCAGGGCATCCCTGCTGACCGCGGGATCAAATGTTACAAAACTGGTAGAGTTGGCCAGGGTATTCCGCCCTGACGCGGTAGCCATTGCCGACGAATCCTGTTACCAGGCACTCAGGGACGGCATGGAAGGTACGGGGATCACGGTATACGCAGGCAATGCCGGCTTGTGCGAGGCCGTGAGCGTGCCGGGCATCGATTTAGTGCTGACAGCCCTGGTAGGCTATTGCGGATTGCAGCCCACGCTGGCGGCGATAAGGTCAGGAAAAGATATCGCCCTGGCTAATAAGGAAACGCTCGTAGTGGCCGGGGATTTGATCACCCGGGAGATTAGCAGGCGCCACGTTGCCTTGCTTCCGGTTGATTCGGAGCATTCCGCCATTTTCCAGTGCCTGGCCGGCGAGGAGGGAAACCGGCTGGAGAAAATTTATCTGACAGCCTCAGGAGGCCCTTTTCGTGGAAAAAAGTCGAAAGAACTGGCAGCCGTTACCCATGAGCAGGCGCTAAAGCATCCAAACTGGTCAATGGGGGCGAAGATCACCATTGACTCCGCCAGCCTGATGAACAAAGGGCTGGAGGTGATCGAAGCCAAATGGCTGTTTGACCTGGAGGCGCGGCAAATAGAAGTGCTGGTACATCCGCAGTCTGTCGTCCATTCGATTGCCCAGTTTGAAGACGGATCCATGAAAGCCCAAATGGGGCTTCCGGATATGAAACTGCCCATACAATATGCCCTTGCTTATCCTGAACGGGTAAAGAACGACTTTCCGCGCCTTGATTTTTCACGATTCGGGGAGCTTAGTTTTGAAAAGCCCGACCGGGAAACCTTCCGGAATCTTGACCTGGCTTATGAAGCCCTTGAAAAAGGAGGGAATATGCCTTGCATCCTGAATGCCGCCAATGAAGTGGTAGTACAGGCCTTTCTGGAAGACCGGATAGGCTTTCTGCAAATGCCGGATATCATAGCTGCCTGCATGCAAAAGGTTGATTTTCTGCCACAACCAAGTTACGAAGATTATGTCTTAACGGATGGGGAAACCCGTCAATTAGCCTTATCTTTGCTGGCTATTTCCAAAGTAGTATACTAA
- a CDS encoding APC family permease — translation MKLETPAGSPRDSGPAGPARYLRTTDALALIVGIVIGAGIFRTPSLVAANTGDSTMFLAAWILGGLISLNGAFCYAELTTAFPHAGGDYHFLSRAFGKRLAFLFAWARMSVIQTGSIALLAFIFGDFFSQVIDLGPFSSVIYAAAAVILLTTINILGLKTGTLTQKMLTAAEVLGVLLVAAAGLFFAPEISAGDEGGSGLLSPSSGTSSSFGLAMVFVLLTFGGWNEAAYVSAELRRGKKTMVKVLIGGILIITAIYLLVNMAYIHSLGINGVASSEAVAGEVMRRAFGEAGVVIIGILVAVSALTSANASIFTGARTNYALGKDFQAFKILGVWDRKASGPVNAFLVQGLVSLALVGLGFITRKGFETIVEYTAPVFWFFFLMTGLSVFVLRKKEPDVKRPFRVPLYPIVPLIFCITSAWLLYSSLAYTGLGALVGVGVLVCGILLNFWVPGRRIIPAE, via the coding sequence ATGAAGCTGGAAACGCCTGCGGGCTCGCCGCGGGATTCCGGGCCGGCCGGGCCCGCCAGATATCTTCGAACAACGGATGCCCTAGCACTCATCGTAGGGATTGTAATCGGCGCTGGTATTTTCCGTACGCCTTCGCTGGTAGCAGCCAATACAGGAGACAGTACCATGTTCCTGGCTGCCTGGATCCTGGGAGGGCTTATTTCATTAAACGGCGCTTTCTGTTATGCCGAATTGACTACCGCTTTTCCGCACGCCGGCGGCGATTACCATTTTCTTTCAAGAGCTTTTGGAAAGCGGCTGGCCTTTTTGTTCGCCTGGGCAAGGATGAGCGTGATCCAGACTGGTTCCATTGCGCTGCTGGCTTTTATTTTCGGAGATTTTTTTTCGCAGGTAATCGACCTTGGCCCCTTTTCATCTGTGATCTACGCGGCCGCAGCCGTCATTCTCCTGACGACCATCAATATTCTGGGCTTGAAAACAGGTACCCTTACGCAAAAAATGCTCACGGCCGCTGAAGTATTGGGTGTGCTGCTGGTTGCTGCAGCCGGCTTATTCTTTGCACCTGAAATTTCCGCCGGCGATGAAGGAGGTTCCGGGCTCCTTTCCCCGTCTTCCGGAACTTCATCTTCCTTTGGGCTGGCTATGGTATTTGTATTGCTCACATTCGGTGGCTGGAATGAAGCGGCCTATGTCTCGGCGGAATTGCGCCGCGGTAAAAAGACGATGGTAAAAGTATTAATAGGAGGCATTCTGATCATCACCGCCATTTACCTGCTTGTTAACATGGCCTACATTCATTCATTGGGAATTAACGGTGTAGCTTCTTCCGAAGCCGTGGCGGGAGAAGTAATGCGCCGGGCTTTCGGCGAAGCCGGCGTGGTCATCATAGGCATTTTGGTCGCTGTTTCTGCCTTAACTTCGGCCAATGCGTCCATTTTTACCGGTGCGAGAACCAATTATGCCCTGGGAAAAGACTTTCAGGCGTTTAAGATACTTGGCGTCTGGGACCGGAAAGCATCCGGGCCGGTAAATGCCTTCCTGGTACAAGGGCTCGTTTCGCTTGCCCTGGTAGGACTGGGCTTTATTACCCGTAAGGGGTTTGAAACTATCGTGGAATATACAGCCCCGGTTTTTTGGTTTTTCTTCCTGATGACCGGCCTGTCGGTCTTTGTTTTAAGAAAAAAAGAGCCCGACGTGAAGCGCCCCTTCAGGGTGCCGCTTTACCCCATTGTTCCTCTTATCTTTTGCATCACCAGCGCGTGGCTGCTGTATTCCAGCCTGGCGTATACCGGCCTGGGAGCGCTGGTAGGGGTGGGTGTGCTGGTTTGCGGAATTTTGCTCAATTTTTGGGTACCCGGAAGAAGAATAATTCCTGCTGAGTGA